In Streptococcus respiraculi, one DNA window encodes the following:
- a CDS encoding pseudouridine synthase — MRINKYIAHAGVASRRKAEELIKQGLVIVNGQVVRELGTIIKSGDKVEVEGQPIYNEEKVYYLLNKPRGVISSVSDDKGRKTVIDLLPHVNERIYPVGRLDWDTSGVLILTNDGDFTDEMIHPRNEIDKVYVARVKGIANKEVLRPLTRGVVIDGKKTKPAVYNILKVDPVKNRSVVELTIHEGRNHQVKKMFEAVGLQVDKLSRTRFGNLDLTGLRPGESRKLNKKDVSKLHTLAVTKKQKK, encoded by the coding sequence ATGAGAATCAATAAATACATCGCTCACGCTGGTGTGGCTAGCCGCCGAAAGGCAGAAGAGCTGATTAAGCAGGGCTTAGTAATAGTCAATGGTCAGGTCGTGCGTGAGCTTGGCACCATCATTAAATCAGGTGACAAGGTCGAGGTTGAAGGGCAACCAATTTACAACGAAGAAAAGGTTTACTACCTCCTTAACAAGCCTCGTGGGGTCATTTCAAGCGTGTCAGATGATAAGGGCAGAAAGACAGTGATTGATCTCTTGCCCCATGTCAATGAACGGATTTATCCTGTCGGGCGTCTGGACTGGGATACATCAGGTGTCTTGATTTTGACCAATGACGGAGATTTCACCGATGAAATGATTCATCCACGTAATGAGATTGATAAGGTCTACGTGGCGCGTGTTAAAGGAATTGCCAATAAAGAAGTCTTGCGGCCCTTGACTCGTGGTGTGGTGATTGACGGCAAGAAAACGAAGCCAGCTGTGTACAATATCTTGAAAGTAGACCCTGTTAAAAACCGTTCGGTCGTTGAATTGACCATTCACGAAGGGCGAAATCATCAGGTGAAAAAGATGTTTGAAGCTGTTGGTTTACAGGTGGACAAACTGTCTCGGACCCGCTTTGGCAACCTTGACTTAACAGGTCTTCGTCCGGGAGAATCCCGTAAATTGAACAAGAAAGATGTCAGTAAGCTCCATACCCTTGCTGTCACGAAGAAACAGAAAAAATGA
- the xerD gene encoding site-specific tyrosine recombinase XerD, whose translation MTTAIQAFLATKDLSDNSKNAYFYDLEQFSKHCAKPNPTSLALYQAFLQALKPAAQKRKLSAVNQFLYYLYEQGILDRYYKVKVPQQVLSQPVVASLADLSFLWAETKYKDGQKIALMIAYLGLLPSELALMKQADIDRNFQVLAIQKSAQKRIVPIPNQLFPLLEVNKGIYLFDKNGSSYSRQWFFKRLSEFLEEQGKSEWNAQKLREQFILNQLQAGKDLADIAKFLGLKTTMSLEKYKHGY comes from the coding sequence ATGACAACTGCTATCCAGGCTTTTCTTGCGACAAAAGACCTATCGGACAACTCGAAAAACGCCTATTTCTATGATTTAGAGCAGTTTAGTAAACACTGCGCAAAACCCAATCCGACGTCCTTAGCGCTCTATCAAGCCTTTTTACAGGCTTTAAAACCAGCTGCTCAAAAGCGCAAGTTGTCTGCGGTCAATCAGTTTTTGTACTATCTTTATGAACAAGGGATCCTGGACCGCTATTACAAGGTGAAAGTCCCTCAGCAGGTGTTGTCGCAGCCTGTAGTTGCGAGTCTAGCAGATTTGAGTTTTTTGTGGGCGGAGACCAAGTATAAAGACGGACAGAAAATCGCACTTATGATTGCCTATCTGGGGCTTTTGCCGAGTGAGCTAGCCCTTATGAAACAAGCAGATATAGACCGAAATTTTCAAGTCTTGGCTATTCAAAAGTCAGCTCAGAAGCGGATTGTCCCGATTCCCAATCAGTTGTTTCCACTCTTAGAAGTGAACAAGGGGATTTATCTGTTTGACAAGAATGGTTCGTCTTACTCTCGTCAATGGTTTTTCAAGCGCTTAAGTGAATTTTTAGAGGAACAAGGAAAATCGGAGTGGAATGCCCAGAAGTTGCGGGAACAATTTATCCTCAACCAATTGCAGGCTGGGAAAGATTTGGCAGACATTGCCAAGTTCTTGGGCTTAAAAACAACGATGAGTCTAGAAAAATACAAACATGGATATTAA
- a CDS encoding segregation/condensation protein A codes for MDIKLKDFEGPLDLLLHLVSKYQMDIYEVPITEVIEQYLAYIATLQAMRLEIAGEYMVMASQLMLIKSRRLLPKIVEQEDVTDDPEQELLSQLEEYRTFKALSEKLKEQHEERANYFSKPKLELVYDDVTLTQDKSVIDIFLAFSKVMAEKQEELRMSHTTIARDEYKIEDMMEQVRRQFQRGKRLVLRDLFVKSRDMNEVITIFLATLEMVKSKEITMEQTENFGEIYLIRSEDEPIS; via the coding sequence ATGGATATTAAATTAAAAGATTTCGAAGGACCACTTGATTTGCTCCTTCACTTGGTGTCTAAGTACCAAATGGATATCTACGAAGTGCCGATTACCGAGGTCATTGAGCAGTATCTTGCCTATATCGCGACCCTGCAAGCCATGCGTCTTGAAATTGCTGGCGAATACATGGTCATGGCCAGTCAGCTAATGCTGATTAAGAGCCGTAGGCTCCTGCCAAAGATCGTGGAGCAGGAGGATGTTACGGACGATCCCGAGCAAGAATTGCTGTCACAATTGGAGGAGTACCGTACCTTTAAGGCGCTCAGTGAAAAATTAAAGGAACAGCACGAGGAGCGGGCCAACTATTTTTCCAAACCCAAGTTGGAATTGGTCTATGATGATGTGACCTTGACCCAAGATAAGTCGGTCATTGATATTTTCCTCGCCTTTTCAAAAGTCATGGCTGAAAAGCAGGAAGAATTGCGGATGAGCCATACGACCATTGCGCGCGATGAATATAAAATCGAGGATATGATGGAGCAGGTTCGCAGGCAGTTTCAAAGAGGAAAACGCTTGGTCTTGCGGGACTTATTTGTCAAAAGTCGGGATATGAATGAGGTGATTACCATTTTTTTGGCGACGCTTGAAATGGTCAAAAGTAAGGAAATTACCATGGAGCAGACCGAGAATTTTGGAGAGATTTACTTGATAAGGAGTGAAGATGAGCCGATTAGCTGA
- the scpB gene encoding SMC-Scp complex subunit ScpB, whose product MSRLAEIEVLLFVAGEEGLTVRNIAEMLDLQPSAIVQQLEKLIEKYQADDQSGLAILESSNRYKLVTKKEYADLLRTYAKTPINQSMSRALLETLSIIAYKQPITRIEVDSIRGVNSSGAISKLQAFDLIRENGKKEVLGRPNLYVTTDYFLDYMGINHLEELPDVSELDLVDEETDLFVERKEIEEDENQ is encoded by the coding sequence ATGAGCCGATTAGCTGAGATTGAAGTGCTCTTGTTTGTAGCAGGAGAAGAGGGCTTGACAGTGCGTAATATAGCTGAAATGCTGGATTTACAGCCGTCAGCCATTGTGCAACAGCTCGAAAAATTAATTGAAAAATACCAGGCAGATGATCAATCTGGGCTTGCTATTTTGGAATCGTCTAACCGCTACAAACTGGTCACTAAAAAAGAGTATGCAGACCTCCTGCGCACCTATGCCAAAACACCGATTAACCAGTCCATGTCACGTGCATTACTGGAAACCTTGTCCATTATCGCCTACAAACAGCCGATTACAAGGATTGAGGTCGATAGCATTCGTGGGGTCAACTCAAGTGGAGCAATCAGCAAGTTACAGGCCTTTGACCTGATTCGGGAAAATGGCAAAAAAGAAGTGCTGGGACGTCCAAATCTATATGTCACAACGGATTATTTCCTTGATTATATGGGTATCAATCACTTGGAGGAATTGCCTGATGTGTCAGAGCTTGATTTGGTTGATGAAGAAACCGACTTGTTCGTAGAAAGAAAAGAGATAGAAGAAGATGAGAATCAATAA